A region of Triplophysa dalaica isolate WHDGS20190420 chromosome 18, ASM1584641v1, whole genome shotgun sequence DNA encodes the following proteins:
- the gadd45ga gene encoding growth arrest and DNA-damage-inducible, gamma a: MTFEELSGQDNAAATGDRMQSAGTALEELLVSAKKQDCLTVGVYESAQVMNVDPDSVAFCVLATDEEYECDIALQIHFTLIQAFCFDNDINIVRVNDIESLADIVGSGQDDEPKDAHCILVTSPNSDSCKGSALERLGMFCEESRNVYEWVPTITLPER; the protein is encoded by the exons ATGACTTTTGAAGAATTAAGTGGACAAGACAACGCGGCTGCCACTGGCGATAG AATGCAGAGTGCAGGAACAGCACTGGAGGAGCTCCTGGTCTCCGCTAAAAAACAGGACTGTCTCACCGTCGGGGTGTACGAGTCCGCACAGGTTATGAATGT TGACCCGGATAGTGTGGCTTTCTGCGTCCTGGCTACGGATGAAGAGTACGAGTGTGACATCGCACTCCAAATCCACTTTACTCTCATTCAAGCCTTCTGCTTCGATAACGACATCAACATCGTCCGCGTGAACGACATTGAAAGTCTCGCTGACATCGTGGGCAGCGGTCAAGACGACGAGCCTAAGGACGCGCACTGCATACTTGTAACG AGCCCCAACAGTGACTCATGCAAAGGTTCTGCTCTTGAGAGACTGGGCATGTTCTGCGAGGAGAGCCGCAATGTCTATGAGTGGGTGCCTACTATTACCCTGCCAGAACGCTGA